In Lascolabacillus massiliensis, a single genomic region encodes these proteins:
- the pepT gene encoding peptidase T yields the protein MTIVDRFIKYARIDTQSDENSTQTPSTQKQFNLAKEVEKEALEMGLVDVSLDNNCYFMATLPSNTNKKVPVIGFISHFDTSPDMSGNNVNPRIVKNYDGKDIVLNETNNVVLSPNDFPELLSHKGEDIIVTDGTTLLGADDKAGIAEIMSAMQYLIDHPEIEHGKIRIAFTPDEEIGRGADKFDVEKFGADWAYTMDGSEVGELEYENFNAASAKIEIQGRNVHPGYAKNKMINALHVANELISLLPKEQRPEHTEGYEGFFHLISLSGTVEEANLSFIIRDHDRNKFEDRKELLIHSVDILNKLYDNRLKLTLKDQYYNMREKVEPVMHIVNYAYRAMEELGIKPNVKPIRGGTDGSRLSFMGLPCPNIFAGGMNFHGKYEYLPIPSMEKASKVVVKIAELVARDA from the coding sequence ATGACGATAGTAGATAGGTTTATAAAATATGCTCGTATTGATACTCAATCCGATGAGAACAGTACGCAGACACCAAGTACACAAAAACAATTTAATCTTGCAAAAGAGGTAGAGAAAGAAGCTCTTGAGATGGGACTTGTGGATGTTAGTCTAGATAATAATTGCTACTTTATGGCTACCCTGCCTTCAAATACAAATAAGAAGGTACCTGTAATAGGGTTTATATCACATTTTGATACTAGTCCCGACATGAGTGGAAACAATGTAAATCCACGAATAGTAAAAAATTATGATGGAAAAGATATAGTATTGAATGAAACCAATAATGTAGTTCTTTCACCAAATGATTTCCCCGAACTGTTGTCTCATAAAGGGGAAGATATAATTGTAACAGATGGTACAACATTATTAGGAGCAGATGATAAAGCTGGTATAGCTGAAATAATGAGTGCGATGCAGTACCTTATAGATCATCCAGAAATTGAACATGGTAAAATAAGGATAGCATTTACCCCTGATGAGGAAATAGGTAGAGGAGCTGATAAATTTGATGTAGAGAAATTCGGTGCTGATTGGGCATACACTATGGATGGGAGTGAAGTAGGAGAACTTGAATATGAAAACTTTAATGCCGCATCAGCCAAAATAGAAATACAAGGACGAAATGTTCATCCCGGTTATGCAAAAAATAAAATGATAAATGCACTTCATGTTGCAAATGAACTGATTTCACTACTACCTAAAGAACAAAGGCCAGAACATACTGAAGGGTATGAAGGTTTTTTCCATCTTATTTCATTGAGTGGAACAGTTGAAGAAGCTAATCTGTCTTTTATTATTCGCGATCATGATAGGAATAAGTTTGAGGATCGTAAAGAATTGTTGATACACTCTGTTGATATATTAAATAAACTGTATGATAACAGACTTAAACTTACTCTCAAAGATCAGTATTATAATATGAGAGAGAAAGTAGAACCAGTTATGCATATAGTCAATTATGCTTATCGAGCAATGGAGGAGTTAGGAATCAAACCTAATGTAAAACCTATACGCGGAGGTACAGACGGTTCACGACTCTCATTTATGGGGTTACCATGTCCAAACATTTTTGCAGGTGGTATGAATTTCCATGGCAAATATGAGTATTTACCTATTCCTTCTATGGAGAAAGCATCTAAGGTTGTTGTAAAAATTGCCGAACTGGTAGCTAGAGATGCATAA
- the gcvT gene encoding glycine cleavage system aminomethyltransferase GcvT: MKQTPFTDLHIKLGAKMHEFAGYNMPIEYSGIIDEHQTVVNSVGVFDVSHMGEFWVKGPKAVEFLQRVTSNDVTKLQLGKAQYTCFVNENGGIVDDFIVYYYEPEKYLMVVNAANIEKDWEWCVKWNTMGAELENASDHMAQLAVQGPNAKATLQKLTEENLSDIPFYEFTTSKFAGVDNVIISNTGYTGAGGFELYFYPENGIKIWDAIFEAGKEYGVKPIGLGARDTLRLEMGYCLYGNDLDDTTTPLQAGLGWITKFADNKPFIGREVLEKEKYEGVSRKLCCFELIDKGIPRHGYEIANEDGEIIGNVTSGTMSPILKKGIGMGYVKPDYAKSDNEIYVKVRNRNLKAVIVKPPFRK; the protein is encoded by the coding sequence ATGAAGCAGACACCATTTACAGATTTACATATTAAATTAGGAGCTAAAATGCATGAATTTGCAGGATATAATATGCCAATTGAATACTCAGGTATAATAGATGAACATCAAACTGTAGTAAATTCTGTTGGGGTGTTTGACGTCTCTCATATGGGTGAATTTTGGGTGAAAGGTCCCAAAGCAGTTGAGTTTTTACAGAGAGTAACAAGTAATGATGTAACTAAACTTCAATTGGGTAAAGCGCAATATACTTGCTTTGTAAATGAAAACGGAGGAATTGTTGATGATTTCATAGTATACTATTACGAACCGGAAAAATATCTAATGGTTGTTAATGCAGCAAACATAGAAAAAGACTGGGAATGGTGTGTGAAATGGAACACAATGGGTGCTGAACTTGAAAATGCTTCCGATCACATGGCCCAATTAGCTGTTCAGGGTCCAAATGCAAAGGCTACATTGCAAAAGTTGACAGAAGAAAACCTTTCGGATATACCTTTTTATGAATTCACAACATCAAAATTTGCTGGTGTAGATAATGTTATCATTTCAAATACAGGTTACACTGGTGCCGGTGGTTTTGAACTATATTTTTATCCGGAAAATGGCATTAAAATATGGGACGCTATATTTGAAGCAGGAAAGGAGTACGGGGTAAAACCTATAGGGTTAGGTGCACGCGATACTCTACGTTTAGAGATGGGATATTGTCTTTATGGTAATGATCTTGATGATACAACAACACCTTTACAAGCAGGCTTAGGCTGGATTACTAAATTTGCTGATAATAAGCCATTTATTGGCAGGGAAGTACTTGAAAAAGAAAAATATGAAGGAGTATCGCGTAAATTGTGCTGTTTTGAATTGATTGATAAAGGTATCCCAAGACATGGTTACGAAATCGCTAATGAAGATGGAGAGATTATTGGTAATGTTACTTCAGGTACAATGTCCCCTATATTAAAGAAAGGTATTGGCATGGGTTATGTAAAACCTGATTACGCAAAATCAGATAATGAGATATATGTCAAGGTACGTAATAGGAATTTAAAGGCTGTAATAGTTAAACCCCCTTTTAGAAAATAA
- a CDS encoding lysylphosphatidylglycerol synthase transmembrane domain-containing protein, with amino-acid sequence MANKARIAKNVFFIVGALTLGIMIYKIGVDNIWHDIKQTGWWYIPIFSMWVVVYLLNTLSFYIILNDGSQESKKISFIRLFKLTISGFAINYITPFGLMGGEPYKIIELKEDLGIQKATSSVLLSTMMHFVSHFLFWVVTIPMLFFLVPVISDSIEIGLIISGGTAFLLLLWAYRVYTKGGVNRALIITSRLPFIGKKIKNLKVKHQEKIDQMDVLIADLYKNRKKDFIASLSIEFLSRFFICFEILLMMQAIKAPVTIVQSVLVESIQSLISNLFFFMPMQMGAREGGFVIIYGILSMPVAYGVFVSLSKRIRELFWTLVGILLIKAEKH; translated from the coding sequence ATGGCAAATAAAGCTAGAATAGCTAAGAATGTCTTCTTTATTGTTGGTGCACTGACACTAGGAATAATGATCTATAAAATAGGTGTTGACAATATCTGGCACGATATAAAACAGACCGGTTGGTGGTACATACCTATTTTCTCAATGTGGGTTGTGGTATATCTATTAAACACATTATCGTTTTATATTATACTGAATGATGGAAGTCAAGAATCTAAGAAAATTAGTTTTATAAGACTTTTTAAGCTTACTATTAGTGGTTTTGCTATAAACTATATAACTCCATTTGGATTAATGGGAGGAGAGCCTTATAAGATAATAGAGTTAAAAGAGGATTTAGGTATACAGAAAGCTACTTCGTCAGTATTGTTATCCACGATGATGCATTTTGTGTCTCATTTCTTGTTCTGGGTAGTCACAATACCTATGTTGTTTTTTTTAGTTCCTGTAATATCTGATTCAATTGAAATAGGATTAATTATATCTGGTGGTACAGCATTCTTACTCCTTTTGTGGGCTTATAGAGTATACACAAAAGGAGGTGTCAACAGAGCATTAATAATTACAAGCAGACTTCCATTTATAGGAAAGAAAATTAAGAATCTGAAGGTAAAGCATCAGGAGAAAATAGATCAGATGGACGTTCTGATAGCCGATCTATACAAGAACAGGAAAAAGGACTTTATAGCATCTCTATCAATTGAGTTTTTATCCCGCTTCTTTATATGTTTTGAGATATTACTTATGATGCAAGCTATCAAGGCTCCTGTTACCATTGTTCAGAGTGTACTGGTTGAATCAATACAGTCTTTGATCTCAAATTTATTTTTCTTTATGCCCATGCAGATGGGAGCACGTGAAGGTGGTTTTGTAATTATATATGGAATTCTTTCAATGCCTGTTGCATATGGTGTTTTTGTGAGTCTAAGTAAAAGAATCAGAGAACTATTCTGGACATTAGTTGGTATATTGTTGATAAAAGCAGAAAAGCATTAA
- the folD gene encoding bifunctional methylenetetrahydrofolate dehydrogenase/methenyltetrahydrofolate cyclohydrolase FolD, with translation MKLIDGKAVSAQIKSEIAEEVLKIKAAGGKTPHLAAVLVGHDGGSETYVANKVKACQQVGFKSTLIRYEDDVTEEELLACVDRLNKDEDIDGFIVQLPLPDHISEIKITEAIDYRKDVDGFHPVNVGRLSLGMPCFLSATPSGILELLKRYDIETKGKHCVVLGRSNIVGKPVSMLMLQKSYPGDCTVTICHSRTKNIKEICLEADIIIAALGVPEFLTGDMVKEGAVVIDVGTTRVPSNETKSGFRLKGDVKFDEVAPKCSYITPVPGGVGPMTIVSLLRNTLLAGKKEIYPTIN, from the coding sequence ATGAAATTAATAGACGGTAAAGCAGTTTCTGCTCAGATAAAAAGTGAGATCGCAGAGGAGGTATTAAAGATAAAAGCAGCAGGAGGAAAGACTCCACACCTTGCCGCAGTATTGGTTGGTCATGATGGTGGAAGCGAAACTTATGTAGCCAATAAGGTAAAGGCTTGCCAACAGGTGGGATTTAAATCAACTCTTATCAGGTACGAGGATGATGTAACAGAAGAGGAATTACTTGCTTGTGTGGACAGACTAAACAAAGATGAAGATATAGATGGATTTATAGTTCAATTACCTCTACCCGATCATATTTCTGAAATAAAAATTACTGAAGCCATTGACTATCGTAAAGATGTTGATGGTTTTCATCCGGTAAATGTTGGACGTTTATCTCTTGGAATGCCTTGCTTTCTGTCCGCTACTCCTTCAGGTATATTGGAATTGCTTAAAAGATATGATATTGAAACAAAAGGTAAACACTGCGTAGTACTGGGAAGAAGTAATATCGTAGGAAAACCTGTTTCAATGCTTATGCTACAAAAGTCTTATCCTGGAGATTGCACCGTAACCATTTGTCACAGCAGAACAAAAAACATCAAAGAGATCTGTCTCGAAGCCGATATTATTATTGCTGCATTGGGTGTTCCGGAGTTCCTTACAGGTGATATGGTAAAAGAGGGTGCAGTAGTTATAGATGTTGGTACAACCAGAGTGCCAAGTAATGAAACGAAATCCGGTTTCAGACTTAAAGGTGATGTTAAATTTGATGAAGTAGCACCTAAGTGTTCTTATATTACACCTGTACCAGGGGGAGTAGGTCCAATGACCATTGTTTCCTTATTAAGAAATACACTTCTGGCTGGAAAAAAAGAGATTTATCCAACTATTAACTAG
- the ffh gene encoding signal recognition particle protein codes for MFENLSDRLERSFKILKGQGKITEINVAETLKDVRRALLDADVNYKTAKEFTEKVKEKALGQDVLNAVKPEQMMVKIVHDELAILMGGTASDINIKGNPAVILMSGLQGSGKTTFSGKLANMLKSKRGKSPLLVAGDVYRPAAIEQLKVLGEQIGVPVYSEEDNKNPVKIAKNAIQYARQYGRDLVIIDTAGRLAIDQQMMDEIESIKNAINPQEILFVVDAMTGQDAVNTAKEFNDRLNFNGVVLTKLDGDTRGGAALSIRSVVDKPIKFVGTGEKLDAIDVFHPERMADRILGMGDVVTLVEKAQEQYDEEEARRLQKKIAKNQFDFNDFINQIQQIKKMGNLKDLASMIPGVGKQIKDLDFDDDAFKGIEAIIRSMTPEERTNPEILNGSRRARIAKGSGTDVQEVNRLIKQFDETRKMMRKMTSGGGKQMMRNMRRR; via the coding sequence ATGTTTGAAAATTTAAGTGACAGATTAGAAAGGTCGTTTAAGATATTAAAAGGGCAAGGAAAAATAACAGAAATAAACGTTGCTGAAACGCTAAAAGATGTTCGCCGTGCCCTGCTTGACGCTGACGTTAATTATAAAACTGCTAAGGAATTTACCGAAAAGGTTAAGGAGAAAGCTTTAGGTCAAGATGTCCTAAATGCAGTTAAACCTGAACAGATGATGGTGAAAATTGTGCATGATGAGCTAGCAATACTCATGGGTGGCACAGCTTCAGACATCAATATTAAAGGTAACCCTGCAGTCATCCTTATGTCTGGTTTACAAGGATCAGGTAAAACTACTTTCTCCGGTAAACTTGCAAATATGCTGAAAAGCAAGAGAGGAAAGAGTCCTCTACTTGTTGCCGGTGACGTATACCGTCCTGCTGCTATTGAGCAGTTGAAAGTACTGGGAGAACAAATTGGTGTACCGGTATATTCAGAAGAGGATAATAAGAATCCTGTCAAAATAGCTAAAAATGCTATACAATATGCGCGCCAGTATGGACGTGATCTTGTTATTATAGACACTGCAGGTCGCTTGGCAATTGACCAACAGATGATGGATGAAATTGAATCTATCAAGAATGCAATTAATCCGCAGGAAATTTTATTTGTGGTGGATGCAATGACTGGTCAGGATGCTGTAAATACTGCAAAAGAGTTTAATGATAGACTTAATTTCAACGGTGTTGTACTAACAAAATTAGATGGTGACACTCGAGGTGGTGCTGCCCTTTCTATACGTTCAGTAGTTGATAAGCCAATAAAATTTGTAGGAACAGGAGAAAAGCTTGATGCAATAGATGTATTCCATCCTGAACGTATGGCTGATCGTATCCTTGGTATGGGAGACGTAGTGACTCTTGTAGAGAAAGCTCAGGAACAATACGATGAAGAGGAAGCCAGACGTCTGCAGAAAAAAATAGCAAAGAACCAGTTTGACTTTAATGACTTCATAAATCAGATTCAGCAGATTAAAAAGATGGGTAACCTGAAAGACCTGGCATCAATGATACCCGGTGTTGGTAAACAGATTAAAGATCTTGATTTTGATGATGATGCTTTTAAAGGTATCGAAGCAATTATTCGATCTATGACACCAGAAGAGCGTACTAATCCGGAAATACTTAACGGATCGCGCCGTGCCCGTATTGCTAAAGGAAGTGGAACAGATGTACAGGAGGTTAACAGATTGATTAAACAGTTTGACGAAACTCGTAAAATGATGCGAAAAATGACCTCAGGTGGAGGGAAACAGATGATGAGGAATATGCGCAGAAGATAA
- a CDS encoding cation diffusion facilitator family transporter: MAKKSQGSLQNYIYLSIAAAIVTILLKFYTYYITGSMGFLSDALESFVNLFAAIFALIMLKLSQQPADERHMYGHSKAEYFSSAMEGALILVAAFSIIWSAIPRIVKPTPLENINAGLLFSLMASLVNLVVGQILIRNGKSKKSLVLEADGRHLMTDVWTSVGVIVGIIVVKFTDWLIIDPIIAIIVAINIILTGYKLISRSASGLMDVTIPAEDMEKVTNYLDSLKSEQIEYHSLLTRAAGQRKFITLHLLVPGKWTVKQGHDYADELEETIVKMFDEPVTVITHIEPVDDPASMKDIGIDRQQLI; this comes from the coding sequence ATGGCTAAAAAGAGTCAAGGTTCATTACAAAACTATATTTATCTGTCTATTGCTGCAGCCATAGTCACTATTCTGCTTAAATTCTATACATATTACATAACCGGTTCAATGGGTTTCCTTTCTGATGCACTTGAGTCCTTTGTAAACCTTTTTGCAGCAATCTTTGCTCTGATAATGCTGAAATTGTCTCAACAGCCTGCAGATGAAAGACATATGTATGGTCATAGTAAAGCTGAATATTTCTCAAGTGCTATGGAAGGAGCGTTAATCCTTGTTGCCGCTTTTAGTATAATATGGTCAGCAATACCTCGTATTGTAAAACCAACACCACTGGAAAATATTAATGCAGGTTTGCTGTTTTCCCTTATGGCCTCTTTAGTGAATTTGGTTGTGGGACAAATATTGATAAGAAATGGTAAATCGAAGAAATCCTTAGTACTTGAAGCAGACGGAAGACATTTAATGACTGATGTTTGGACTTCTGTTGGTGTTATTGTAGGAATTATAGTTGTTAAGTTTACAGATTGGCTTATTATTGACCCGATAATAGCAATCATAGTTGCCATTAATATTATTCTTACAGGATACAAACTCATAAGTCGCTCTGCCAGTGGACTTATGGATGTCACTATTCCGGCTGAAGATATGGAGAAAGTAACTAACTATCTAGATTCGCTTAAATCTGAACAAATAGAATATCACTCTTTGCTTACCAGGGCAGCTGGACAAAGAAAGTTTATTACATTACATCTATTAGTGCCGGGAAAATGGACAGTAAAACAGGGACATGATTACGCCGATGAGTTAGAAGAAACAATAGTGAAAATGTTTGACGAGCCAGTCACTGTTATTACACATATTGAACCGGTCGATGACCCTGCATCTATGAAAGATATAGGAATCGACCGGCAACAATTAATATAA
- a CDS encoding ATP synthase subunit K has protein sequence METNLIIAYTGIAIMLALAGIGSAYGVTIVGNAAIGAAKKVDGKFGNFLVLTALPGTQGLYGFAGYFMFQSIFNILTPEITAIQAWATLASGLALGFVGLLSAIRQGQVCANGVVSIGQGHDAFGNTLILAVFPELYAIVALAAAFLMGTAVAL, from the coding sequence ATGGAAACAAATTTAATAATTGCCTATACAGGAATTGCAATTATGTTAGCACTTGCAGGTATCGGAAGTGCATATGGGGTAACAATAGTGGGTAATGCAGCTATCGGAGCAGCAAAAAAAGTAGATGGAAAATTCGGTAACTTTTTAGTATTAACCGCATTACCGGGTACACAGGGATTATATGGTTTTGCCGGATACTTTATGTTTCAGAGTATTTTTAATATACTTACACCTGAAATTACAGCTATTCAGGCTTGGGCTACTCTGGCATCTGGACTCGCTCTTGGATTTGTAGGATTACTTTCTGCAATACGTCAGGGGCAAGTTTGTGCAAATGGTGTAGTTTCAATTGGTCAAGGTCATGATGCATTCGGAAACACTCTGATTCTGGCTGTATTCCCTGAACTTTATGCTATTGTAGCACTTGCTGCAGCATTCCTTATGGGAACAGCAGTTGCCTTATAA
- a CDS encoding V-type ATP synthase subunit I yields MVATMKKYLFLTYHKDYSQFLNDLRNLGMIHVVEQDKSELNEDKIFEFISEKKQLEEAKKILSRVRGKKTEREFNEADEKLGREIPSIVEKILSGKSSLKQQLMVSTKERDILKPWGNFSPEQIKLLKSEGYHINFFIVPNNQFKDEWHELYDIFIVKTESSRTYFLTLSKHENMAELLGLEPEKLPDISLEEINNLIISINNKISQQDEELVILSDNIPSLDAAINRLESEIQFYKVDISGTPVADDKIILLQGWAPEENDSEISNYLYSKSVYFEKSDPVPEDNVPIKFKNKKFFKLFEPIAELYELPSYNEIDLTPYFAPFYMIFFGLALGDIGYGAFLLVLATLVKLVKKDSIAKSLRGTMTLVQFLGASTMVCGLLQGGFFGISIYEINNSAVQNLKNLIYFDNSQMFMLSLVLGVIQIMFGKFIMIFNRIKQFGFVYGLSSIGWFLFLLSFIVSFLIPSVMPMMGIAHKIVMILSGILIVFFNSPGKNPLVNIGTSLWDTYNMATGLLGDVLSYVRLFALGLSGGILASVFSSLATGMSPDNAIIGPIVTILIFVIGHAINIFMNALGAFVHPLRLTFVEFYKNSDFSGGGVKYSPFRNK; encoded by the coding sequence ATGGTAGCAACAATGAAGAAATATCTGTTTTTGACATACCATAAGGATTACAGTCAATTCCTGAATGACCTTCGTAACCTTGGTATGATTCATGTTGTGGAACAGGACAAAAGTGAGTTAAATGAAGATAAGATATTTGAATTTATTTCAGAGAAGAAACAGCTGGAGGAAGCTAAGAAAATACTTAGCAGAGTAAGAGGAAAAAAAACTGAAAGAGAATTCAATGAAGCAGATGAAAAATTAGGTAGAGAGATCCCCTCAATAGTTGAGAAGATATTGAGTGGGAAGTCGTCGCTAAAGCAACAACTGATGGTTTCTACAAAAGAGAGGGACATCTTGAAACCATGGGGTAATTTTAGTCCTGAACAGATAAAACTATTAAAAAGTGAAGGATACCATATAAACTTTTTTATCGTTCCTAACAATCAATTTAAAGATGAATGGCACGAACTATATGATATCTTTATTGTAAAGACAGAATCTTCACGTACTTACTTTCTTACATTAAGCAAGCATGAAAATATGGCAGAACTTTTAGGTCTGGAACCAGAAAAGCTGCCTGATATATCACTTGAAGAAATTAATAATTTAATCATATCTATAAATAATAAGATTTCACAACAGGATGAAGAACTGGTAATATTATCTGATAATATACCTTCACTTGATGCTGCTATAAACAGACTTGAATCTGAAATTCAGTTTTACAAGGTTGATATAAGTGGTACTCCGGTTGCTGATGACAAAATAATCTTATTACAGGGATGGGCACCGGAAGAAAATGATTCGGAGATTTCGAATTATCTGTATTCTAAAAGTGTTTATTTTGAAAAATCTGATCCTGTTCCAGAGGATAATGTACCAATCAAATTTAAGAATAAAAAGTTTTTCAAGCTTTTTGAGCCTATAGCTGAATTATATGAACTGCCAAGCTATAATGAGATTGATCTGACACCATATTTTGCACCTTTCTACATGATATTTTTTGGTCTTGCACTTGGAGATATTGGATATGGTGCATTTTTGCTGGTACTTGCAACTCTGGTTAAGTTGGTAAAGAAAGATTCTATTGCCAAATCACTTAGAGGAACAATGACACTGGTGCAATTTTTAGGTGCCTCAACTATGGTGTGTGGACTACTTCAGGGAGGTTTTTTCGGTATCAGCATTTATGAAATTAACAACTCTGCAGTTCAGAATCTGAAGAATTTGATCTATTTCGACAACTCACAAATGTTTATGTTGTCATTAGTATTAGGGGTAATCCAGATTATGTTTGGGAAGTTTATAATGATATTTAATCGGATTAAGCAGTTCGGATTTGTTTATGGACTTTCATCTATTGGATGGTTCTTGTTTTTACTGAGCTTTATCGTTTCGTTCTTAATACCATCAGTAATGCCAATGATGGGAATTGCTCATAAAATTGTGATGATTCTTTCCGGAATTTTAATTGTATTTTTTAATTCTCCAGGAAAAAATCCACTTGTAAATATTGGCACCTCTTTGTGGGATACTTATAACATGGCCACAGGATTGTTAGGAGACGTATTATCATATGTCAGATTGTTTGCACTTGGATTATCAGGAGGAATTTTGGCAAGCGTTTTTTCTAGCTTAGCTACAGGAATGAGTCCTGACAATGCAATAATTGGTCCAATTGTAACGATTCTGATATTTGTTATTGGTCATGCAATTAATATTTTCATGAATGCGTTGGGTGCTTTTGTTCATCCGTTGAGACTAACTTTCGTGGAATTTTATAAAAACTCAGATTTTTCAGGTGGAGGTGTAAAATATAGTCCTTTCAGAAATAAATAA
- a CDS encoding V-type ATP synthase subunit D: MAIKFQYNKTSRQQLEKQLNIRERALPTLQNKETALRMEVKRAKDELVKLDKELEDKVKSYDKMMGMWMEFDSTLISVKDVNLSKKKIAGVEIPILESVDFDIKPFSLFNRPKWFLDGVKTVQSLAEIGIRRDFHAIRINSLEYARKKTTQKVNLFEKVQIPGYREAILKIKRYLEDEENLSKSSQKIMRSHQEKRKEKGDVEW, from the coding sequence ATGGCTATTAAATTTCAATATAATAAAACTTCACGTCAGCAGTTGGAGAAACAGCTGAACATTCGTGAACGCGCTTTACCCACGTTACAAAACAAGGAGACAGCACTAAGAATGGAAGTTAAGAGGGCCAAGGATGAATTAGTAAAACTTGATAAGGAACTGGAAGATAAAGTAAAATCTTATGATAAAATGATGGGTATGTGGATGGAGTTTGACTCTACCCTGATTAGTGTTAAAGATGTAAATCTTTCCAAGAAAAAGATTGCTGGTGTAGAAATTCCGATTCTTGAAAGTGTTGATTTTGATATCAAGCCATTTAGCTTGTTTAATAGGCCAAAATGGTTTTTAGATGGAGTCAAAACTGTTCAATCTTTAGCTGAAATTGGTATACGTCGCGATTTTCATGCAATAAGGATAAATAGTCTTGAGTATGCCCGTAAGAAGACTACACAAAAAGTCAATCTTTTCGAGAAAGTTCAGATTCCGGGATACCGGGAAGCAATACTGAAAATTAAGCGTTATTTGGAAGATGAGGAGAACCTGTCCAAATCATCTCAGAAAATAATGCGCTCTCATCAGGAGAAAAGAAAAGAGAAAGGAGATGTCGAATGGTAG
- a CDS encoding V-type ATP synthase subunit B yields the protein MMAKAFQKIYTKITQITKATCTVKATGVGYDELATVEGKLAQVVKIIDDEVTLQIFEGTEGIPTNAEVIFMGKAPSLKVSDQLAGRFFNAYGEPIDGGPEPEGEERAIGGPSVNPVRRKQPSELIATGIAGIDLNNTLVSGQKIPFFADPDQPFNQVMATVALRAETDKIILGGMGMTNDDYLYFKNVFSSAGALDRIISFMNTTEDPAVERLLVPDMALTAAEYFAVDKNEKVLVLLTDMTSYADALSIVSNRMDQIPSKDSMPGSLYSDLAKIYEKAAQFPSGGSITIVAVTTLSGGDITHAVPDNTGYITEGQLFLRQDSDVGKVVIDPFRSLSRLKQNVQGKKTRDDHPQVMNAAVRLYADAANAKTKLENGFDLTDYDLRTLSFAKDYSRELLAIDVNLNTVEMLDKIWELLSKHFRPAEVNMKQELVDRYWKK from the coding sequence AAATTACACAAATTACAAAGGCAACCTGTACTGTAAAAGCAACTGGCGTTGGTTATGATGAACTTGCTACGGTTGAGGGAAAACTGGCTCAGGTGGTTAAAATAATTGATGATGAAGTTACTCTGCAGATTTTTGAAGGTACAGAAGGAATTCCTACAAATGCAGAGGTTATTTTCATGGGGAAAGCACCCTCATTGAAGGTAAGTGATCAGCTGGCAGGCCGTTTCTTTAATGCTTACGGTGAACCTATTGATGGAGGTCCTGAACCTGAAGGTGAGGAAAGAGCGATTGGCGGACCGTCAGTTAACCCTGTAAGAAGGAAACAGCCATCGGAACTTATTGCTACTGGGATTGCGGGAATCGACCTGAATAACACATTGGTGTCTGGACAAAAAATTCCATTTTTTGCCGATCCTGACCAACCTTTTAATCAGGTTATGGCAACAGTGGCTTTAAGAGCTGAGACAGATAAAATTATATTAGGAGGTATGGGTATGACTAATGATGATTACCTATACTTTAAAAATGTATTTAGCAGTGCCGGTGCGTTGGATCGAATCATATCATTCATGAATACAACTGAAGATCCTGCGGTTGAACGCTTGCTAGTGCCAGATATGGCTTTGACAGCAGCTGAATATTTTGCGGTTGACAAAAATGAGAAGGTGCTTGTGCTTTTAACTGATATGACTTCATATGCTGATGCGCTATCTATCGTATCGAACCGTATGGATCAAATACCTTCAAAAGACTCAATGCCGGGTTCTTTATATTCAGATCTTGCAAAGATATATGAGAAAGCGGCTCAATTCCCATCTGGTGGTTCAATAACTATTGTAGCAGTAACCACTTTATCAGGAGGTGATATAACACATGCTGTGCCTGACAACACGGGGTATATTACAGAAGGACAGTTATTCTTACGTCAAGATAGTGATGTTGGTAAGGTGGTTATAGATCCATTCCGCTCACTATCAAGGTTGAAACAGAATGTTCAGGGTAAGAAAACACGTGATGACCATCCTCAGGTAATGAATGCTGCGGTTAGACTCTATGCAGATGCTGCAAATGCTAAAACAAAACTGGAAAATGGTTTTGATTTGACAGATTATGATTTAAGGACTTTATCATTTGCGAAAGACTACTCAAGAGAACTGCTTGCAATAGATGTGAATCTGAACACAGTTGAAATGTTAGATAAGATATGGGAACTGCTTTCTAAACACTTCAGACCTGCAGAGGTAAATATGAAACAGGAATTAGTAGATAGGTACTGGAAAAAATAA